A region of Faecalibacterium taiwanense DNA encodes the following proteins:
- a CDS encoding ABC transporter ATP-binding protein — MKSKKDNGVFEAIRMAAMSHHLLTAGTILCVAASVVASLLPPLLLAGIIDRLTAGIPLTFAAVLLYFGSLALEGGLSSAQESLLVLFGQKMTHALRSEMSRKLTRLPASTLAGQNPGEVAARFSGDVDTVEALFTSGIISMAADACRIISIMAVIAVKNTGIALVLLLVLPLFAVFTRHVQKRMLAAQLDNRRAVAAVSGQVPETLHNIRTIRALGLESYRERRYDRCIGESYAAMERTNFYDAIYSPVVLALNAVVAGIVMLLSASGNAMVLTFFGMSVGTSVAIINYISRIFAPIESLGMEIQTIQSAMAGVKRIDAFLAQPERTIPAERRTAARGDVELAHVTFGYGEKPILSDFSMTVKQGGQVTLVGRTGAGKSTVFKLLLGLYQPQAGTVTIGGVDVARITDRERRTCIGCVEQHFSRVPGTVLEQITLGDPQITAEMARNAAKLAGIDEAIQALPEGCDTVCSDGMFSQGEWQLLSIARAAAADPAVLLLDEVTANLDAETEARVLEALRRASAGRTVLSVSHRIYENLGGRTVKIEPQSM, encoded by the coding sequence ATGAAGAGTAAAAAGGATAACGGTGTATTTGAAGCCATCCGCATGGCCGCCATGTCGCATCATCTGCTCACGGCGGGCACCATCCTGTGCGTGGCGGCATCGGTGGTGGCATCACTGCTGCCGCCGCTGCTGCTGGCCGGTATCATTGACCGGCTCACCGCAGGCATCCCGCTCACCTTTGCAGCAGTGCTGCTTTACTTTGGCAGTCTGGCGCTGGAAGGGGGGCTTTCCTCCGCGCAGGAAAGCCTGCTGGTGCTCTTTGGCCAGAAAATGACCCACGCGCTGCGGTCGGAAATGTCCCGGAAGCTTACCCGGCTGCCCGCAAGCACGCTGGCAGGCCAGAACCCCGGCGAGGTGGCGGCACGCTTTTCCGGCGATGTGGACACGGTGGAAGCGCTGTTCACCTCCGGCATCATCAGCATGGCAGCAGATGCCTGCCGCATCATTTCCATCATGGCGGTCATCGCGGTAAAAAACACCGGCATTGCGCTGGTGCTGCTGCTGGTGCTGCCGCTGTTTGCGGTGTTCACCCGCCATGTGCAAAAGCGGATGCTGGCCGCACAACTGGATAACCGCCGTGCCGTTGCGGCTGTCTCCGGTCAGGTGCCGGAGACGCTGCACAACATCCGTACCATCCGGGCGCTGGGGCTGGAAAGCTATAGGGAACGCCGCTATGACCGCTGCATCGGCGAGAGCTACGCCGCTATGGAGCGCACCAATTTTTACGATGCCATCTATTCGCCGGTGGTGCTGGCGCTGAACGCGGTGGTGGCAGGCATCGTGATGCTGCTTTCCGCTTCCGGCAATGCCATGGTGCTTACATTCTTTGGAATGTCGGTGGGTACCTCGGTGGCGATCATCAACTACATTTCCCGCATTTTTGCTCCCATTGAAAGCCTTGGCATGGAGATCCAGACCATCCAGTCGGCCATGGCGGGCGTCAAGCGCATCGATGCCTTTCTCGCTCAGCCGGAGCGCACGATCCCTGCCGAGCGCCGGACCGCTGCGCGCGGGGATGTGGAGCTTGCGCATGTGACCTTCGGCTATGGCGAAAAGCCCATCCTGAGTGATTTCTCCATGACGGTAAAGCAGGGCGGGCAGGTCACGCTGGTGGGCCGCACCGGTGCGGGCAAGAGCACGGTGTTCAAGCTTCTGCTGGGCCTGTACCAGCCGCAGGCGGGCACTGTTACCATTGGTGGCGTGGATGTGGCACGCATCACCGACCGCGAGCGCCGCACCTGCATCGGCTGCGTGGAGCAGCATTTCTCCCGTGTGCCGGGCACCGTGCTGGAGCAGATCACGCTGGGCGATCCGCAGATCACTGCAGAGATGGCACGGAATGCGGCAAAGCTTGCGGGCATTGACGAAGCCATTCAGGCCCTGCCGGAAGGCTGCGACACCGTTTGCAGCGATGGCATGTTTTCGCAGGGCGAGTGGCAGCTGCTGTCCATTGCCCGCGCTGCTGCGGCGGACCCGGCTGTGCTTTTGCTGGACGAGGTCACGGCAAATCTGGACGCTGAAACGGAAGCCCGTGTGCTGGAAGCACTGCGCCGCGCCTCTGCAGGCCGCACGGTGCTCTCAGTCTCCCACCGCATTTACGAAAACCTGGGCGGCAGAACGGTGAAGATCGAGCCGCAGAGCATGTGA
- a CDS encoding TfoX/Sxy family protein translates to MASSKEYLHFILEQLSDLDDISYRSMMGEYILYYHGKIVGGIYDDRLLVKKTKSALECMPAAVCDFPYAGAKEMLLVEEVDNKEFLTKLVEAMHDELPSPKPRRRKEAR, encoded by the coding sequence ATGGCTTCCAGCAAAGAATATCTTCATTTTATTTTGGAACAGCTATCAGATTTGGATGATATCTCGTATCGGTCTATGATGGGAGAATACATCCTCTATTATCATGGCAAAATCGTCGGCGGAATCTATGATGACAGATTGCTTGTGAAGAAAACAAAATCTGCTTTGGAATGTATGCCTGCGGCGGTTTGTGATTTTCCGTATGCAGGAGCGAAAGAAATGCTGTTGGTGGAGGAGGTTGACAACAAAGAATTTCTCACAAAACTGGTTGAGGCAATGCACGATGAATTGCCGTCACCAAAACCAAGGCGAAGGAAGGAGGCTCGATAA
- a CDS encoding cysteine-rich KTR domain-containing protein, whose product MFCPKCRYTCVIRFKDGKMEETVPEKA is encoded by the coding sequence CTGTTCTGCCCCAAGTGCAGGTATACCTGCGTGATCCGCTTCAAAGACGGGAAAATGGAAGAAACTGTGCCGGAAAAGGCATAA
- a CDS encoding N-acetyltransferase, with product MEYIRITKENIDKEHICCAMSGKQSLAKKEWLKQRFEEGLVFYRSAERGKCFIEYIPAENAWVPIEAAGWLYINCLWVSGSLKGHGYSSELLEECLRDAKAQGKNGVCILCAEGRKREFLADPKFLNHKGFKVSDISDCGINLMCLPLAENAQPPKFKACAKHPKVEENGFVLYYTDQCPYTYYWVPKVQEVAREHGIPFKAIHITEKETAQNVPAPVTTYALFRDGKFVTQSIQSDKKFLKLAAE from the coding sequence ATGGAGTATATCCGAATCACAAAAGAAAACATCGACAAGGAACACATCTGTTGTGCCATGTCCGGCAAACAGAGCCTTGCCAAGAAGGAATGGCTTAAGCAGCGATTTGAGGAGGGGCTTGTCTTTTACCGCAGTGCGGAGCGCGGCAAATGCTTTATCGAGTACATCCCGGCAGAAAACGCATGGGTGCCCATTGAAGCGGCAGGATGGCTTTATATCAACTGTCTGTGGGTCTCCGGCTCCTTGAAAGGGCACGGCTATTCCAGCGAGCTGCTGGAAGAATGCCTTCGGGATGCCAAGGCGCAGGGCAAAAACGGCGTTTGTATTCTGTGTGCAGAGGGGCGCAAACGAGAATTCCTTGCTGACCCAAAGTTTTTGAACCATAAGGGCTTTAAGGTTTCGGACATCTCCGATTGCGGGATCAACCTCATGTGCCTGCCCCTTGCAGAGAATGCCCAGCCGCCAAAATTCAAGGCCTGCGCCAAGCATCCCAAGGTGGAGGAAAACGGCTTTGTCCTCTACTATACCGACCAGTGCCCCTACACCTATTATTGGGTGCCAAAGGTGCAGGAGGTTGCAAGGGAACACGGGATTCCGTTCAAAGCCATCCACATCACCGAGAAAGAGACGGCACAGAATGTGCCCGCACCCGTCACAACATACGCGTTGTTCCGGGATGGGAAGTTTGTGACCCAGAGCATCCAGTCGGACAAGAAATTTTTGAAATTGGCGGCAGAATAA
- a CDS encoding antitoxin VbhA family protein, producing MSVKYTTPAQHKSNLRNVYGTFAIEGMTISKDTRSNLDRIGSGQASYQQVVNELRAKYAKKG from the coding sequence ATGAGTGTCAAGTATACTACCCCTGCCCAGCACAAGAGCAACCTCCGCAATGTGTATGGAACCTTTGCCATTGAGGGCATGACCATCAGCAAAGATACACGCAGCAACCTTGACCGCATTGGCAGCGGTCAAGCCAGCTATCAGCAGGTCGTGAATGAACTGCGCGCAAAGTACGCGAAGAAGGGCTGA
- a CDS encoding Fic family protein, with translation MFSKYDVYTTVQSMYCYPDTDVLINKLNIHDKAELKQAEEEFTAVKQMALLQEPIKGRFTKTHLFRIHRFLFEDVYPFAGHIRKEQISKGDTMFYPPDLIDRELERVFKTIHSKKLLAEQDKEKQIQNLSQTMAELNIIHPFREGNGRSTRELIRCMALEYGLHINWGNTDRETLINAAIAAVDDDMACCDVLRQCVETEN, from the coding sequence ATGTTCTCAAAGTATGATGTCTACACCACAGTGCAGTCCATGTACTGCTACCCGGATACGGATGTTCTGATCAACAAGTTGAACATTCATGATAAAGCCGAACTCAAACAGGCCGAAGAAGAATTTACGGCTGTAAAACAGATGGCTCTGTTACAGGAGCCAATCAAGGGACGTTTTACCAAAACTCACCTATTTCGGATTCACCGCTTCCTTTTTGAAGATGTGTACCCGTTTGCAGGGCACATCCGCAAGGAGCAAATCAGCAAGGGCGACACGATGTTCTACCCGCCAGACCTGATTGACCGAGAATTAGAGCGGGTGTTCAAAACCATTCACTCCAAGAAGCTGCTTGCCGAACAGGATAAAGAAAAGCAGATTCAAAATCTGTCGCAGACGATGGCCGAACTGAACATCATCCATCCATTCCGTGAGGGAAATGGCCGTAGCACCCGTGAATTGATTCGCTGCATGGCGTTGGAATATGGTCTACATATTAACTGGGGCAACACTGATCGAGAGACTTTGATCAACGCTGCAATCGCTGCTGTAGATGATGATATGGCGTGCTGTGATGTTCTAAGACAGTGCGTTGAAACGGAAAACTAG